Proteins from a genomic interval of Streptomyces sp. Tu6071:
- a CDS encoding carbohydrate kinase family protein: protein MRIAVTGSIATDHLMTFPGRFADQLVADQLHTVSLSFLVDNLDVRRGGVGANIAFGMGQLGTAPILVGAAGPDFDDYRAWLDRHGVDTASVRISEVLHTARFVCTTDADHNQIGSFYTGAMSEARLIELQAVAERVGGLDLVTIGADDPEAMLRHTEECRGRGIPFAADFSQQIARMEGEEIRTLLDGATYLFSNEYEKGLIESKTGWTDAEILGRVGHRVTTLGANGVRIERVGDEPIEVGVPEELRKADPTGVGDAFRAGFLSGLAWGVSLERAAQIGCMLATLVIETVGTQEYQLERTHFMDRFTKRYGLEAGDEVRAHLAG from the coding sequence GTGCGGATCGCAGTCACCGGCTCCATCGCCACCGACCACCTCATGACCTTCCCCGGCCGTTTCGCCGACCAACTCGTCGCCGACCAGCTGCACACGGTCTCCCTCTCCTTCCTCGTCGACAACCTCGACGTCCGGCGCGGCGGGGTCGGTGCCAACATCGCCTTCGGCATGGGCCAGCTCGGCACCGCGCCGATCCTCGTGGGCGCGGCGGGCCCCGACTTCGACGACTACCGCGCCTGGCTCGACCGCCACGGCGTCGACACCGCCTCGGTGCGCATCTCCGAGGTCCTGCACACCGCCCGCTTCGTCTGCACGACGGACGCCGACCACAACCAGATCGGCTCCTTCTACACGGGCGCGATGAGCGAGGCCCGCCTCATCGAGCTCCAGGCCGTCGCCGAGCGCGTCGGCGGTCTCGATCTCGTCACGATCGGCGCGGACGACCCCGAGGCGATGCTCCGCCACACCGAGGAGTGCCGCGGCCGGGGCATCCCCTTCGCCGCCGACTTCTCGCAGCAGATCGCGCGCATGGAGGGCGAGGAGATCCGCACGCTCCTCGACGGCGCCACGTACCTCTTCTCCAACGAGTACGAGAAGGGCCTCATCGAGTCGAAGACCGGCTGGACGGACGCCGAGATCCTCGGCCGCGTCGGCCACCGCGTCACGACGCTCGGCGCCAACGGCGTACGGATCGAGCGGGTCGGCGACGAGCCGATCGAGGTCGGCGTCCCCGAGGAGCTGCGCAAGGCGGACCCGACGGGCGTCGGCGACGCGTTCCGGGCCGGTTTCCTGTCCGGTCTCGCGTGGGGCGTGAGCCTGGAGCGCGCGGCGCAGATCGGCTGCATGCTCGCGACGCTCGTCATCGAGACGGTCGGGACCCAGGAGTACCAGCTGGAGCGGACGCACTTCATGGACCGCTTCACGAAGCGGTACGGCTTGGAGGCCGGGGACGAGGTGCGGGCGCATCTCGCGGGCTGA
- a CDS encoding cysteine desulfurase/sulfurtransferase TusA family protein — MPYFDVASAAPLHPVARQALLAALDEGWADPARLYREGRRARLLLDAARETAAEAVGCRPDELVFTPSGTRAVHAGIAGALAGRRRVGGHVVVSAVEHSSVLHAAEAHTRTGGEVTEVGVSRTGAVERGAFAAALRGDTALAALQSANHEVGTVQPVAEVAEACRAAGVPLLVDAAQSLLWGPVEGDWSLLAASAHKWGGPAGIGLLVVRKGTRFAPPGPADERENGRSPGFENLPAIVAAAASLRAARADAVARAGELRALTERLRERVPLLVPRTEVVGEPERRLPHLLTFSCLYVDGESVLSALDRAGFSVSSGSSCTSSALTPSHVLRAMGVLSEGNVRVSLPLDVRAEDVDRFLEVLPGVVAGVREQLGAPMDEEPPAVPSPAPLVVDTLGKRCPIPVIELAKVFPRVAVGATVTVLSDDEAAALDIPAWCEMRGQEYVGREGTAYRVRKTGPGA, encoded by the coding sequence GTGCCGTACTTCGACGTGGCCTCGGCCGCCCCGCTCCATCCGGTCGCCCGGCAGGCGCTGCTCGCGGCCCTCGACGAGGGCTGGGCCGATCCGGCCCGGCTCTACCGCGAGGGACGGCGGGCGCGGCTGCTCCTGGACGCGGCCCGCGAGACGGCGGCCGAGGCGGTGGGCTGCCGCCCGGACGAACTCGTCTTCACGCCCTCGGGCACCCGCGCGGTCCACGCCGGGATCGCCGGGGCGCTCGCCGGCCGGCGGCGCGTGGGCGGACATGTCGTGGTCTCGGCGGTCGAGCACTCCTCCGTACTGCACGCCGCCGAGGCGCACACGCGTACGGGTGGTGAGGTGACGGAGGTCGGCGTGTCCCGTACGGGCGCCGTCGAGCGGGGGGCGTTCGCGGCGGCGCTGCGCGGGGACACCGCGCTCGCCGCGCTCCAGTCGGCGAACCACGAGGTGGGGACGGTGCAGCCGGTCGCCGAGGTGGCCGAGGCGTGCCGCGCGGCGGGGGTGCCGCTGCTCGTGGACGCGGCGCAGTCGCTGCTGTGGGGACCCGTGGAGGGCGACTGGTCGCTGCTCGCGGCGAGCGCGCACAAGTGGGGCGGCCCGGCGGGCATCGGGCTGCTGGTGGTGCGCAAGGGCACGCGCTTCGCGCCCCCCGGACCCGCCGACGAGAGGGAGAACGGTCGGTCTCCCGGCTTCGAGAACCTGCCCGCGATCGTCGCGGCGGCGGCCTCGCTGCGCGCGGCGCGCGCCGACGCGGTCGCGCGGGCCGGGGAGTTGCGCGCGCTGACGGAGCGGCTGCGGGAGCGGGTGCCGCTGCTCGTGCCGCGTACGGAGGTGGTGGGCGAGCCGGAGCGGCGCCTGCCGCACCTGCTCACCTTCTCGTGCCTCTACGTGGACGGCGAGAGCGTGCTCAGCGCCCTGGACCGGGCCGGTTTCTCCGTCTCGTCCGGTTCGTCCTGCACCAGCTCGGCGCTGACGCCGAGCCACGTCCTGCGCGCGATGGGTGTCCTGAGCGAGGGCAACGTACGCGTCTCGCTCCCCCTGGACGTGCGCGCGGAGGACGTGGACCGCTTCCTGGAGGTGCTGCCGGGGGTGGTCGCGGGGGTACGGGAGCAGCTCGGCGCCCCGATGGACGAGGAGCCGCCCGCCGTCCCCTCCCCCGCGCCTCTCGTCGTCGACACCCTCGGCAAGCGCTGCCCGATCCCGGTCATCGAACTCGCCAAGGTCTTCCCGCGCGTCGCGGTGGGCGCCACGGTCACCGTCCTGTCGGACGACGAGGCGGCGGCCCTGGACATCCCGGCCTGGTGCGAGATGCGGGGTCAGGAGTACGTGGGGAGAGAGGGAACGGCGTACCGGGTGCGGAAAACCGGTCCCGGCGCGTGA
- the coxB gene encoding cytochrome c oxidase subunit II: MSPNGSDRSSRRPMRRKLPQVLTAGLILVTATGCSYKDFPRLGMPTPTTEEAPRILSLWQGSWAAALAVGVLVWGLILWSAFFHRRSRHKVEVPRQTRYNMPLETLYTVVPLLIVSVLFYFVARDESKLLDVSDKPAHTVNVVGYQWSWGFNYVENVDGDDSTGDAAKSADLKAIPDRFAADFPKGAEGVHIAGTPADKNPQTGNPGPTLWLPKGEKVRFVLTSRDVIHSFWVVPFLMKQDVIPGHTNAFEVTPNKEGTFLGKCAELCGVDHSRMLFNVKVVSPERYEAHLKQLAKDGQTGYIPAGIEQSGHEKNRETKNL, encoded by the coding sequence GTGAGTCCCAACGGCTCCGACCGCTCGTCGCGGCGCCCGATGCGGCGGAAGCTGCCGCAGGTGCTGACTGCGGGCCTGATCCTGGTAACCGCTACCGGTTGCTCATACAAGGACTTCCCCCGCCTTGGTATGCCCACCCCCACCACGGAGGAGGCGCCGCGCATCCTTTCGCTGTGGCAGGGCTCCTGGGCGGCGGCCCTCGCCGTGGGTGTCCTCGTCTGGGGGCTGATCCTGTGGAGCGCGTTCTTCCACAGGCGCAGCCGCCACAAGGTCGAGGTGCCCCGGCAGACCCGGTACAACATGCCTCTTGAGACGTTGTACACGGTTGTCCCTCTGCTGATCGTCTCCGTCCTCTTCTACTTCGTCGCCCGCGACGAGTCGAAGCTGCTGGACGTCTCGGACAAGCCGGCCCACACGGTGAACGTGGTCGGCTACCAGTGGAGCTGGGGCTTCAACTACGTCGAGAACGTCGACGGGGACGACTCCACCGGCGATGCCGCGAAGTCCGCGGACCTCAAGGCGATCCCGGACCGTTTCGCGGCGGACTTCCCCAAGGGCGCCGAAGGCGTCCACATCGCCGGCACCCCGGCGGACAAGAACCCCCAGACCGGGAACCCGGGTCCGACCCTGTGGCTCCCCAAGGGCGAGAAGGTCCGCTTCGTCCTGACCTCGCGTGACGTCATCCACTCCTTCTGGGTGGTTCCCTTCCTCATGAAGCAGGACGTCATCCCGGGTCACACCAACGCCTTCGAGGTGACCCCCAACAAGGAGGGCACCTTCCTGGGCAAGTGCGCCGAACTCTGCGGCGTCGACCACTCCCGGATGCTCTTCAACGTCAAGGTCGTCTCCCCCGAGCGCTACGAGGCCCACCTCAAGCAGCTCGCGAAGGACGGCCAGACCGGTTACATCCCGGCCGGTATCGAGCAGTCGGGCCACGAGAAGAACCGGGAGACGAAGAACCTGTGA
- the ctaD gene encoding cytochrome c oxidase subunit I: MSIDNDPQRVATAEGTLVSEPPVRRREPGNVVVKWLTTTDHKTIGSLYLITSFVFFCIGGVLALIMRAELARPGNQLISNEQFNQAFTMHGTIMLLMFATPLFSGFANWIMPLQIGAPDVAFPRLNMFAYWLYLFGSVIAVGGFVTPQGAADFGWFAYSPLSDAVRSPGVGADMWILGLAFSGFGTILGSVNFITTIICMRAPGMTMFRMPIFTWNVLLTGVLVLLAFPVLAAALFALEADRKFGAHVFDATNGGALLWQHLFWFFGHPEVYIIALPFFGIISEVIPVFSRKPIFGYVGLIGATIAIAGLSVTVWAHHMYVTGGVLLPFFSFMTFLIAVPTGVKFFNWIGTMWKGSLSFETPMLWSIGFLITFTFGGLTGVILAAPPLDFHVSDSYFVVAHFHYVVFGTVVFAMFAGFHFWWPKFTGKMLDERLGKITFWTLFVGFHGTFLVQHWLGAEGMPRRYADYLAADGFTALNTVSTISSFLLGLSILPFFYNVWKTAKYGKKIEVDDPWGFGRSLEWATSCPPPRHNFTSLPRIRSESPAFDLHHPEIAALDQLENGDQRDTALVGGKEVGR; the protein is encoded by the coding sequence GTGAGTATCGACAACGACCCTCAGCGGGTCGCGACCGCGGAAGGGACGCTCGTCTCCGAGCCCCCGGTCCGCCGCCGTGAACCCGGAAACGTCGTGGTGAAGTGGCTGACCACCACCGACCACAAGACGATCGGCTCGCTCTACCTGATCACCTCGTTCGTCTTCTTCTGCATCGGCGGTGTGCTCGCGCTCATCATGCGCGCCGAGCTCGCCAGGCCCGGTAACCAGCTGATCTCGAACGAGCAGTTCAACCAGGCGTTCACGATGCACGGCACGATCATGCTGCTGATGTTCGCGACGCCGCTGTTCTCCGGTTTCGCCAACTGGATCATGCCGCTCCAGATCGGTGCCCCCGATGTGGCCTTCCCGCGGCTGAACATGTTCGCGTACTGGCTGTACCTCTTCGGCTCCGTCATCGCGGTGGGCGGCTTCGTCACCCCGCAGGGCGCGGCCGACTTCGGCTGGTTCGCCTACTCGCCGCTCTCGGACGCCGTCCGCTCCCCGGGCGTCGGCGCCGACATGTGGATCCTCGGCCTGGCCTTCTCCGGCTTCGGCACGATCCTCGGCTCGGTCAACTTCATCACCACGATCATCTGCATGCGCGCACCCGGCATGACGATGTTCCGCATGCCGATCTTCACGTGGAACGTGCTGCTCACCGGTGTCCTGGTGCTGCTCGCCTTCCCGGTGCTCGCCGCCGCGCTCTTCGCGCTCGAAGCGGACCGAAAATTCGGGGCGCATGTATTCGACGCGACAAACGGCGGGGCATTGCTCTGGCAACATCTCTTCTGGTTCTTCGGCCATCCAGAGGTGTACATCATCGCCTTGCCGTTCTTCGGCATCATTTCCGAGGTCATCCCGGTCTTCTCGCGCAAGCCGATCTTCGGCTACGTGGGCCTCATCGGCGCGACCATCGCCATCGCCGGTCTCTCGGTGACGGTGTGGGCGCACCACATGTACGTGACCGGCGGAGTGCTCCTCCCGTTCTTCTCCTTCATGACGTTCCTGATCGCCGTGCCCACAGGCGTGAAGTTCTTCAACTGGATCGGGACGATGTGGAAGGGCTCCTTGTCCTTCGAGACACCGATGCTCTGGTCGATCGGCTTCCTCATCACCTTCACCTTCGGCGGTCTCACCGGCGTGATCCTCGCGGCCCCGCCGCTGGACTTCCACGTCTCGGACTCGTACTTCGTCGTCGCGCACTTCCACTACGTCGTCTTCGGCACCGTCGTCTTCGCGATGTTCGCCGGATTCCACTTCTGGTGGCCGAAGTTCACCGGCAAGATGCTCGACGAGCGGCTCGGGAAGATCACCTTCTGGACCCTCTTCGTCGGCTTCCACGGCACCTTCCTCGTCCAGCACTGGCTGGGCGCCGAGGGCATGCCGCGCCGGTACGCCGACTACCTGGCGGCCGACGGCTTCACCGCGCTGAACACGGTCTCGACCATCAGCTCCTTCCTGCTCGGCCTGTCGATCCTGCCGTTCTTCTACAACGTCTGGAAGACCGCCAAGTACGGCAAGAAGATCGAGGTGGACGACCCGTGGGGCTTCGGCCGCTCCCTGGAGTGGGCCACTTCCTGCCCGCCCCCGCGGCACAACTTCACCTCGCTGCCCCGTATCCGCAGTGAATCCCCGGCCTTCGACCTCCACCACCCGGAGATCGCGGCTCTCGACCAGCTGGAGAACGGCGACCAGCGCGACACCGCGCTCGTCGGCGGCAAGGAGGTCGGACGGTGA
- a CDS encoding cytochrome c oxidase subunit 4 codes for MKVQGKMFIWLSVFVLAMAVVYGVWSKEPAGTTALFLAFGLCIMIGYYLAFTARRIDAGAQDNKEADVADDAGEVGFFSPHSWQPLALGVGGALAFLSVAVGWWLLYFSAPILLIGLLGWVFEYYRGENQNQ; via the coding sequence GTGAAGGTCCAGGGCAAGATGTTCATCTGGCTGAGCGTCTTCGTCCTCGCCATGGCGGTCGTCTATGGCGTGTGGTCGAAGGAGCCGGCCGGTACCACGGCGCTCTTCCTCGCCTTCGGGCTCTGCATCATGATCGGTTACTACCTGGCGTTCACCGCCCGGCGGATCGATGCGGGCGCGCAGGACAACAAGGAGGCCGACGTCGCGGACGACGCCGGCGAGGTGGGCTTCTTCAGCCCGCACAGCTGGCAGCCGCTCGCCCTCGGCGTCGGCGGCGCGCTGGCCTTCCTCTCGGTGGCCGTCGGCTGGTGGCTGCTCTACTTCTCGGCCCCGATCCTCCTGATCGGCCTTCTCGGCTGGGTCTTCGAGTACTACCGCGGAGAGAACCAGAACCAGTAG
- a CDS encoding L,D-transpeptidase — protein sequence MSHTPRTRTVLSCTVLVAALGAGLSACGGDARGNSLTARPYDAAGHVTFNTAGAERVDPDKPLEVTSKDSRITDVTASDGLGRQVAGALSADGTRWHSTGPLAAAADYTVRVATENKDGAPGLKTLRFHTADAGRNRLKVTFGPKAGTYGVGQPITAQLSAPVKDKAARAVVERSLKVRSSQNVEGAWYWVDSKELHYRPRTYWPAHSTVNVSANLNGVKVTDTLRGADAKPLSLTFGDRVEALVDSGSHHMTVRRNGKEIKTLPVTTGKPGFSTRNGIKVILGKESFVRMRSGSVGIAAGSSESYDLPVYWATRVTWSGEYVHAAPWSVGSQGSANTSHGCVGMSTGNAHWFFDTVREGDVVRVVNSEGEEMAPFGNGFGDWNLSWAKWGEGSAVTGSGRNTAPGGVEQARLRPQL from the coding sequence ATGAGCCACACACCGCGAACCCGTACGGTACTGAGCTGCACTGTGCTGGTGGCCGCTCTTGGAGCCGGCCTCTCGGCCTGCGGCGGCGACGCCCGTGGAAACTCGTTGACCGCCCGGCCGTACGACGCTGCGGGGCACGTCACCTTCAACACGGCGGGCGCCGAACGCGTCGACCCGGACAAGCCGCTGGAGGTGACCAGCAAGGACAGCCGGATCACCGACGTCACCGCCAGCGACGGCCTCGGCCGCCAGGTCGCGGGCGCCCTCTCCGCGGACGGGACCCGCTGGCACTCGACAGGACCCCTCGCCGCCGCCGCCGACTACACGGTGCGCGTCGCCACCGAGAACAAGGACGGCGCGCCCGGGCTGAAGACCCTCCGCTTCCACACCGCCGACGCGGGCAGGAACCGCCTCAAGGTGACCTTCGGCCCCAAGGCCGGCACCTACGGGGTCGGCCAGCCGATCACCGCCCAGCTGAGCGCCCCGGTCAAGGACAAGGCGGCCCGCGCCGTCGTCGAGCGCTCCCTCAAGGTGCGGTCCTCGCAGAACGTCGAGGGCGCCTGGTACTGGGTCGACTCCAAGGAGCTCCACTACCGGCCGCGCACCTACTGGCCCGCGCACTCCACGGTGAACGTGAGCGCCAACCTCAACGGCGTGAAGGTCACCGACACCCTGCGCGGCGCGGACGCGAAGCCGCTCTCCCTGACCTTCGGCGACCGCGTCGAGGCGCTCGTCGACTCCGGCAGCCACCACATGACGGTGCGCAGGAACGGCAAGGAGATAAAGACCCTGCCGGTGACCACCGGCAAGCCGGGCTTCTCGACCCGCAACGGGATCAAGGTGATCCTGGGCAAAGAGTCGTTCGTCCGGATGCGCAGCGGCAGCGTCGGCATCGCCGCGGGCAGCTCGGAGTCCTACGACCTGCCCGTCTACTGGGCCACGCGGGTGACCTGGAGCGGTGAGTACGTGCACGCCGCGCCGTGGTCGGTCGGCTCGCAGGGCTCGGCGAACACGAGCCACGGGTGCGTCGGGATGAGCACCGGGAACGCCCACTGGTTCTTCGACACCGTGCGGGAGGGGGACGTCGTGCGGGTCGTCAACAGCGAGGGCGAGGAGATGGCCCCGTTCGGGAACGGGTTCGGGGACTGGAACCTGAGCTGGGCCAAGTGGGGGGAAGGCAGTGCGGTGACCGGGAGCGGGCGCAACACGGCTCCCGGCGGGGTGGAGCAGGCGCGGCTCAGGCCGCAGCTGTAA
- a CDS encoding chemotaxis protein CheY: MQPIATVLIYSDNAETRTQVRLATGRRPAPDAPEVQFVECATLPAVLKELERGGIDVCVLDGETAPAGGMGVCRQIKDEIFRCPPVLVLMGRPQDAWLATWSRAEAAVTLPVDPVEFAGALAGLLGKSSLSGV; this comes from the coding sequence ATGCAGCCGATCGCCACCGTGCTGATCTACAGCGACAACGCCGAAACCCGCACCCAGGTACGGCTCGCCACCGGTCGCAGGCCCGCCCCGGACGCGCCCGAGGTGCAGTTCGTGGAGTGCGCGACGCTCCCGGCCGTGCTCAAGGAACTGGAGCGCGGCGGCATCGACGTCTGCGTCCTGGACGGCGAGACGGCCCCCGCGGGCGGTATGGGCGTGTGCCGCCAGATCAAGGACGAGATCTTCCGCTGCCCGCCCGTCCTCGTCCTGATGGGCCGCCCCCAGGACGCCTGGCTGGCCACCTGGAGCCGCGCGGAGGCCGCCGTGACCCTCCCGGTGGACCCGGTGGAGTTCGCGGGGGCCCTGGCGGGACTGCTGGGAAAGTCCAGCCTCTCCGGCGTGTGA
- a CDS encoding cytochrome c oxidase subunit 3: MSVVATATTVETGPAHPSVNRPNLTSVGTIIWLSSELMFFAALFAMYFTLRSVTGPEHWKEMADALNVPFSGTNTAILVASSLTCQLGVFAAERGDVKKLRTWFSITFVMGAIFIGGQIFEYTDLVKEEGLSLSSDPYGSVFYLTTGFHGLHVTGGLIAFLLVLGRTYAAKRFTHHQATAAIVVSYYWHFVDVVWIGLFATIYLIK; this comes from the coding sequence ATGTCGGTCGTGGCGACAGCAACGACAGTAGAAACCGGGCCCGCGCACCCGTCGGTCAACAGGCCGAACCTCACCAGCGTCGGAACCATCATCTGGCTGAGTTCCGAGCTGATGTTCTTCGCGGCCCTCTTCGCGATGTACTTCACCCTGCGATCGGTGACCGGACCGGAACACTGGAAGGAAATGGCGGATGCCCTGAACGTTCCGTTCTCGGGTACCAACACCGCCATCCTGGTGGCCTCCTCACTCACCTGCCAGCTCGGCGTCTTCGCCGCCGAGCGAGGCGATGTGAAGAAGCTCCGCACGTGGTTCTCGATCACCTTCGTGATGGGCGCGATCTTCATCGGAGGTCAGATCTTCGAATACACGGACCTGGTCAAGGAAGAGGGCCTTTCGCTCTCCTCCGACCCCTACGGTTCCGTCTTCTACCTCACGACCGGATTCCACGGACTGCACGTGACGGGCGGCCTCATCGCCTTCCTGCTGGTCCTGGGCCGGACGTACGCGGCCAAGAGGTTCACACATCACCAGGCCACTGCGGCCATCGTCGTGTCCTACTACTGGCACTTCGTCGATGTTGTCTGGATCGGCCTCTTCGCCACGATCTACCTGATCAAGTAA
- a CDS encoding c-type cytochrome: MKKLSVRRRHPLAAVVVLLLALAATGGLYAAFAPADKAQAEETAQSLKIDEGKKLYDVGCASCHGTGGQGSSDGPSLVGVGAAAVDFQVGTGRMPLQQQGAQAPRKKVIYSEKEIDQLATYVASLGAGPEVPTKNQYDPAGSDSAKGGELFRTNCAQCHNFTGEGGALTHGKFAPSLEGVDPKHLYEAMQTGPQNMPSFPDTTMPEKQKKQIIAYLRDVNGDKATNPGGLDLGGLGPVSEGLFAWVFGLGALIAVATWVAVRTAKAKKS; the protein is encoded by the coding sequence GTGAAAAAGCTCTCCGTACGACGACGCCATCCGCTGGCGGCGGTCGTCGTCCTACTCCTCGCGCTGGCGGCCACCGGGGGGCTGTACGCCGCGTTCGCGCCTGCGGACAAGGCACAGGCTGAGGAAACAGCCCAGTCCCTGAAGATCGACGAGGGCAAGAAGCTCTACGACGTCGGCTGCGCCAGTTGCCACGGAACCGGTGGACAGGGCAGCAGCGACGGCCCGAGCCTCGTCGGCGTGGGCGCCGCGGCCGTCGACTTCCAGGTCGGTACCGGCCGTATGCCGCTCCAGCAGCAGGGCGCCCAGGCGCCCCGCAAGAAGGTCATCTACTCCGAGAAGGAGATCGACCAGCTCGCGACCTACGTGGCCTCGCTCGGCGCGGGCCCCGAGGTGCCGACCAAGAACCAGTACGACCCCGCCGGGTCGGACAGCGCCAAGGGCGGCGAGCTCTTCCGCACCAACTGCGCGCAGTGCCACAACTTCACCGGTGAGGGCGGTGCGCTGACGCACGGCAAGTTCGCTCCCTCACTTGAGGGCGTCGACCCGAAGCACCTCTACGAGGCCATGCAGACCGGCCCGCAGAACATGCCCTCCTTCCCCGACACCACGATGCCGGAGAAGCAGAAGAAGCAGATCATCGCCTACCTGCGCGACGTCAACGGGGACAAGGCCACCAACCCCGGTGGTCTGGACCTCGGGGGTCTCGGTCCGGTGAGCGAGGGTCTCTTCGCCTGGGTCTTCGGGCTCGGTGCGCTGATCGCCGTCGCCACGTGGGTCGCCGTCCGGACCGCAAAGGCCAAGAAGTCATGA
- a CDS encoding ubiquinol-cytochrome c reductase iron-sulfur subunit, giving the protein MSSQDNPEENLPAGQGAEQHSAELAKNPFADPGLPPHEHRIQDLDERAAKRSERVVAFLFTLSMLATAGFIASYVIFKPGKIVYIWPFGHVSALNFSLGLTLGLALFSIGAGAVHWARTLMSDVELVDERHDIEADADTKAKVIADFKQGAKDSVLGRRKLIRNSMFGALALVPLSGVVLLRDLGPLPEKKLRSTKWKKGSVIVNMNTNEPLRPEDVITGSLTFAKPEGLEETDHDFQNQIAKAALMIIRIAPENIKDKRELDWSHQGIVAYSKICTHVGCPISLYEQQTHHVLCPCHQSTFDLSDGARVIFGPAGHPLPQLRIGVNDEGYLEALGDFDQPVGPAFWERG; this is encoded by the coding sequence ATGAGCAGCCAAGACAATCCCGAAGAGAACCTGCCCGCCGGGCAGGGCGCCGAGCAGCACTCGGCCGAGCTGGCGAAGAACCCCTTCGCCGACCCGGGGCTGCCGCCCCACGAGCACCGCATCCAGGACCTGGACGAGCGGGCCGCCAAGCGCAGCGAGCGCGTGGTCGCCTTCCTCTTCACCCTGTCGATGCTCGCGACGGCCGGCTTCATCGCCTCGTACGTGATCTTCAAGCCCGGCAAGATCGTCTACATCTGGCCCTTCGGGCACGTCAGCGCGCTGAACTTCTCGCTCGGCCTGACCCTGGGTCTCGCGCTGTTCTCGATCGGCGCGGGCGCCGTCCACTGGGCGCGCACCCTGATGTCGGACGTCGAGCTGGTCGACGAGCGGCACGACATCGAGGCCGACGCCGACACCAAGGCGAAGGTCATCGCGGACTTCAAGCAGGGCGCCAAGGACTCGGTCCTCGGCCGCCGCAAGCTGATCCGCAACTCGATGTTCGGCGCGCTGGCCCTCGTGCCGCTCTCCGGCGTCGTGCTGCTGCGCGACCTCGGTCCGCTGCCCGAGAAGAAGCTCCGCTCCACGAAGTGGAAAAAGGGCTCGGTCATCGTCAACATGAACACCAACGAGCCGCTGCGTCCCGAGGACGTCATCACCGGTTCGCTGACGTTCGCCAAGCCCGAGGGCCTGGAGGAGACGGACCACGACTTCCAGAACCAGATCGCCAAGGCCGCCCTGATGATCATCCGGATCGCCCCGGAGAACATCAAGGACAAGCGCGAGCTGGACTGGTCGCACCAGGGCATCGTCGCGTACTCCAAGATCTGCACCCACGTCGGTTGCCCGATCAGCCTGTACGAGCAGCAGACGCACCACGTCCTCTGCCCGTGCCACCAGTCCACCTTCGACCTCTCCGACGGCGCCCGAGTGATCTTCGGCCCGGCCGGTCACCCGCTGCCGCAGCTGCGGATCGGTGTGAACGACGAGGGTTACCTCGAAGCGCTCGGCGACTTCGACCAGCCCGTCGGCCCTGCCTTCTGGGAGCGCGGATGA